The following proteins come from a genomic window of Acidobacteriota bacterium:
- a CDS encoding ABC transporter ATP-binding protein — translation MSPAAAVTARGLAHRYGDLVALEDLDFDFGRGCLVGLVGANGAGKSTLLQLLAGRLTVQAGTLRAFGQPPGAATRDRISFTRQRPALDPEMTVRQTVRYWASLIASSPADGARVLRRLELAEHLGRPVAALSGGLRQRLHLALDLLRDAPLQLFDEPTAALDRNGHRKLWNLLAERAQKGATVVVASHDLEALEGRADQVMVLHRGKLKAHEDPRDLGRRIGCPTLAARLRAEIPAAAEIRHQLETIPGVAFADLARQRLVLALRAEADVGTVEGQLMSRLEQHRLEVAEVVRRPPDLLSAVLNLSQRAESPQVTR, via the coding sequence ATGAGCCCGGCGGCCGCCGTCACCGCCCGCGGTCTGGCCCACCGCTATGGTGATCTGGTCGCCCTCGAAGACCTCGACTTCGACTTCGGGCGGGGCTGCCTGGTGGGTCTCGTGGGGGCCAATGGAGCCGGCAAGTCGACGCTCCTGCAGTTGCTCGCCGGCCGCCTGACGGTGCAAGCGGGGACCCTGCGGGCCTTCGGCCAACCGCCCGGGGCCGCGACCCGCGACCGCATCTCCTTCACCCGTCAGCGGCCGGCTCTCGATCCCGAGATGACGGTCCGCCAAACGGTCCGTTACTGGGCGAGCTTGATCGCAAGCTCGCCGGCCGATGGCGCCCGGGTCTTGCGCCGTCTCGAGCTCGCCGAGCATCTCGGCCGGCCCGTGGCGGCGCTCTCGGGAGGTCTGAGGCAGCGCCTTCACCTCGCCCTCGACCTGCTGCGCGACGCACCGCTGCAGCTTTTCGACGAGCCCACCGCCGCCCTCGATCGCAACGGCCACCGCAAGCTCTGGAACCTGCTCGCGGAACGCGCCCAAAAGGGCGCGACGGTGGTCGTGGCGAGCCACGATCTCGAAGCCCTCGAGGGCCGCGCCGACCAGGTGATGGTGCTGCACCGGGGCAAGCTGAAGGCCCACGAAGATCCTCGCGACCTCGGTCGCAGGATCGGCTGTCCGACGCTGGCGGCTCGCCTGCGGGCCGAGATACCGGCGGCGGCGGAGATTCGCCACCAGCTCGAGACGATTCCCGGCGTCGCCTTCGCCGATCTGGCGCGCCAGCGACTGGTGCTGGCTCTCCGCGCCGAGGCCGACGTCGGAACGGTCGAAGGCCAGCTCATGTCCCGCCTCGAGCAGCACCGGCTCGAGGTCGCCGAAGTCGTCCGGCGGCCCCCGGATCTGCTCAGTGCAGTCCTCAACCTCAGCCAGCGGGCGGAATCCCCCCAGGTGACTCGATGA
- a CDS encoding CHAT domain-containing protein, which yields MSLKWAAERSFRHLERAPLRLHLSVEAGTLVEVELFQYGSDVIIEAELDDRPLWQVDGWTGGFGSEVFRGVFDRTGDLRLTVRAHPAAVTGFGIWIDRVAVRPASDEDVRRQPAEAGLWRAVERRRRGESGVELPLLQARRRFDALGDRRRAGEAGYHLARALSPGAEALEVLEGACADLRSAAAWLELGGCLELQAESLEALEGQSAEGLESRSMAVRRQALEVRRKGLDWFGFGVTANNLALQFRRRGEIDPAIAHFRKAIRAFRRVAWDPEVAADRAAAQANLGRVLLVLRNYSDAQQALDGAIVDWQQAGAEGRRGLFQALVDRSILRAKVGTVEGAQNDLEWAQGLLDSQPSSQAETWLNAVGLVTLAAQDFAGAAEIFGRALAVAGDGLGQAWILNNLGQAQLGLGDHASAAASFALAKELFRRWEEPWVALIPAIGELQARDRMGDPEITALAESLVRQVEEQRLSLVGYLDLGAFLALRRAPYEIAIHSRLDQGDGPTEVAQAWALVEQIHGRLLEDLLSGAALRDLSPSLVHAYRQRLSLALEDWSLASRDPRQETRLEELEAPAREALKALLRADRKRRPSGGTGEALSADDIEQRLSPDTALLTFDLSDTQGLLWIQTSQGLHLERIAERDRLEPVLESLYAALSSPGGGRPGIAAGIAQLRQMLLAPAAELLARYPNWLIMADGSLQRLPFEMLASGFDAPRGSHSGPTSVRRIHSAASWLALEERRRNRAAGSGGLLIGDPVTLQRGISELRGTRVELFGSLPWMRAGETYHLALRGDARAALLEGPVAGQVRFIQIAAHAMVNEVDPGLSRIALSPDPARPGGADLYAWQIYDLELRADLVILSGCSSGGGRALAGEGLLGLTHPFFVAGASQVLVSLWPVGDRGTARLLSRFHRHWSRGLPAAEALMRAKADLASRRDSLSHPFFWSGFVIYG from the coding sequence ATGTCCTTGAAATGGGCGGCTGAGCGATCCTTTCGCCATCTCGAACGGGCACCCCTGCGGCTTCACCTGTCGGTCGAGGCCGGAACCTTGGTCGAGGTCGAGCTCTTCCAGTACGGCAGTGACGTGATCATCGAGGCCGAGCTCGACGATCGGCCTCTTTGGCAGGTCGATGGCTGGACGGGAGGCTTTGGCTCGGAGGTTTTCCGGGGCGTCTTCGACCGCACCGGTGATCTCCGTCTGACGGTACGAGCCCACCCGGCGGCGGTGACCGGCTTCGGTATCTGGATCGATCGCGTCGCGGTTCGCCCTGCCAGCGACGAAGATGTCCGACGTCAGCCGGCGGAGGCCGGGCTCTGGCGCGCCGTCGAACGGCGGCGCCGGGGGGAGAGCGGGGTCGAGCTGCCGTTGCTTCAGGCGCGGCGACGGTTCGATGCCCTCGGGGATCGGCGGCGTGCCGGTGAGGCCGGCTACCATCTCGCCCGGGCCTTGTCGCCGGGAGCCGAGGCCCTCGAAGTCCTCGAAGGTGCCTGCGCGGATCTGCGATCGGCGGCTGCCTGGCTCGAGCTGGGAGGGTGCCTGGAATTGCAGGCCGAGAGCCTCGAAGCCCTCGAGGGGCAGTCCGCGGAGGGGCTGGAGAGCCGGTCGATGGCCGTCCGGCGGCAAGCCCTCGAGGTGCGTCGCAAGGGCCTCGACTGGTTCGGCTTCGGAGTGACCGCCAACAACCTCGCATTGCAGTTTCGCCGCCGCGGCGAGATCGATCCGGCGATCGCCCACTTCCGGAAGGCGATTCGAGCCTTTCGGCGGGTCGCCTGGGATCCCGAGGTGGCGGCGGATCGCGCCGCGGCCCAAGCCAACCTGGGGCGGGTGCTGCTGGTTTTGAGGAACTACTCGGACGCGCAGCAAGCGCTCGATGGGGCGATCGTAGACTGGCAGCAGGCCGGAGCCGAGGGGCGCCGAGGGCTGTTTCAGGCTCTGGTCGATCGCAGCATTTTGCGCGCCAAAGTCGGGACGGTGGAGGGAGCGCAGAACGACCTCGAGTGGGCGCAAGGTCTGCTGGATTCGCAGCCGAGCTCGCAGGCCGAGACCTGGCTCAATGCCGTCGGCCTGGTGACCCTGGCAGCGCAAGACTTCGCGGGCGCCGCTGAGATTTTCGGTCGGGCCCTCGCCGTCGCCGGCGATGGGCTCGGCCAAGCCTGGATTCTAAACAACCTCGGTCAAGCGCAGCTCGGCTTGGGAGATCACGCTTCGGCGGCGGCCTCCTTTGCCCTAGCGAAAGAGCTGTTTCGGCGTTGGGAGGAGCCCTGGGTGGCGCTGATTCCCGCCATCGGCGAGCTGCAGGCGCGCGACCGGATGGGCGATCCGGAGATCACCGCCCTGGCCGAATCGCTGGTTCGTCAGGTCGAGGAGCAGAGGCTGTCGCTGGTGGGCTATCTCGATCTCGGAGCTTTTCTGGCCCTCCGAAGGGCACCTTACGAGATCGCGATTCACAGCCGTCTCGATCAGGGCGACGGGCCTACCGAGGTCGCCCAGGCCTGGGCCCTGGTGGAGCAGATTCACGGGCGGCTGCTCGAAGATCTGCTGAGCGGGGCAGCGCTTCGGGACCTGTCGCCCTCGCTGGTGCATGCCTATCGACAGCGCCTCTCGTTGGCCCTCGAAGACTGGAGTCTGGCGTCCCGGGACCCGCGCCAAGAGACTCGCCTCGAGGAGCTCGAGGCGCCTGCCCGGGAGGCCCTGAAGGCGCTGCTGCGAGCCGACCGCAAGAGGCGCCCCTCCGGGGGGACCGGGGAGGCTCTTTCGGCCGATGACATCGAGCAGCGCCTGTCGCCGGACACGGCCCTCCTGACCTTCGACCTCAGCGATACGCAGGGACTGCTCTGGATTCAGACCTCCCAAGGACTCCACCTCGAGAGAATTGCCGAACGGGACCGCCTGGAGCCGGTTTTGGAGTCCCTCTACGCGGCGCTTTCATCCCCGGGCGGAGGGCGCCCTGGGATTGCCGCCGGAATCGCGCAGCTGCGACAGATGCTGCTCGCTCCCGCAGCGGAGCTGCTGGCGCGTTATCCCAACTGGCTGATCATGGCCGACGGTTCCCTGCAGCGGCTGCCTTTCGAAATGCTGGCTTCAGGTTTCGATGCCCCGCGGGGTAGTCACTCCGGCCCGACTTCAGTGCGTCGGATTCACTCGGCGGCGAGCTGGCTCGCCCTCGAAGAGCGCCGTCGCAACCGTGCAGCGGGCTCCGGGGGACTGCTGATCGGCGATCCGGTGACCCTCCAGCGAGGCATTTCGGAGCTGCGCGGGACGCGGGTCGAGCTCTTCGGCAGCCTGCCTTGGATGAGGGCCGGCGAGACCTATCATCTAGCCTTGCGCGGCGACGCCCGTGCCGCCCTCCTCGAGGGCCCGGTGGCAGGGCAGGTGAGATTCATCCAGATCGCCGCCCACGCGATGGTCAACGAGGTCGATCCCGGCCTCAGCCGTATTGCCCTGTCGCCGGACCCGGCCCGCCCCGGCGGGGCTGATCTCTACGCCTGGCAGATCTACGATCTCGAGCTGCGGGCCGACCTGGTGATCCTCTCCGGATGCTCCAGCGGTGGCGGCCGGGCCCTCGCCGGCGAGGGCTTGCTCGGATTGACCCATCCCTTCTTCGTTGCCGGAGCCAGCCAGGTGCTGGTCAGTCTCTGGCCAGTGGGCGACCGCGGCACCGCGCGGCTGTTGAGTCGCTTCCACCGCCATTGGAGCCGCGGCCTGCCGGCGGCCGAGGCTCTGATGCGGGCCAAGGCAGACCTCGCCAGTCGCCGGGACAGCCTCTCCCACCCCTTCTTCTGGTCCGGATTCGTGATCTACGGCTGA
- a CDS encoding uridine kinase: MQNELLTALGKTLVQGSLTDDRVLAETGQQPVVQILPQANVLKVGGQSFIDRGRDAVFPLIDEVIENLGRHRMILATGAGTRARHAYSVGLDLGLPTGVLSVLGTFVSMQNARMLHYLLAKHGIPFIEPVGFPQLPLYLEERGAVIFFGMPPYTFWHRNPAVGRIPPHRTDTGAYLISEVFGARSMIYIKDEDGLYTADPKKDKNARFIPEITVSELNDLDLQDVVVERAVLELMQNAQNRRSIQVINGLVKGNLTRALEGERVGTVITADG, encoded by the coding sequence TTGCAGAACGAATTGCTGACCGCCCTGGGCAAGACCTTGGTCCAGGGTTCCCTCACCGATGACCGGGTTCTCGCCGAAACCGGTCAACAGCCGGTGGTCCAGATCCTCCCCCAGGCCAACGTCCTCAAAGTCGGCGGCCAGAGTTTCATCGATCGCGGCCGCGACGCCGTCTTTCCCCTGATCGACGAGGTGATCGAGAACCTCGGCCGCCATCGCATGATCCTGGCCACCGGCGCCGGCACCCGCGCCCGCCACGCCTACAGCGTCGGCCTCGACCTCGGTCTCCCGACCGGCGTGCTCAGCGTTCTCGGAACCTTCGTCAGCATGCAGAACGCTCGCATGCTGCACTATCTGCTCGCCAAGCACGGCATCCCGTTCATCGAGCCGGTAGGGTTTCCGCAGCTTCCCCTCTACCTCGAAGAGCGCGGTGCGGTGATCTTCTTCGGCATGCCCCCCTACACCTTCTGGCATCGCAATCCGGCCGTCGGGCGAATCCCACCGCACCGCACGGACACCGGCGCCTACTTGATCTCGGAGGTCTTCGGGGCCCGCTCGATGATCTACATCAAGGACGAGGACGGGCTCTACACGGCGGATCCCAAGAAGGACAAGAACGCTCGTTTCATCCCCGAGATCACCGTTTCCGAGCTGAACGACCTCGACCTGCAGGACGTGGTGGTGGAGCGCGCCGTGCTCGAGCTCATGCAGAACGCCCAGAACCGGCGCTCGATCCAGGTCATCAACGGCCTGGTGAAGGGCAACTTGACCCGCGCCCTCGAGGGCGAGCGGGTCGGCACCGTGATCACCGCCGACGGCTGA
- the modA gene encoding molybdate ABC transporter substrate-binding protein, whose amino-acid sequence MRRALAVLVICALLVSCQGPAAESEVVVFAAASLRDVLTEVGRDFTDRSEIATVFNFAGSNVLARQIEAAPRADVFLSANQQWMDHLEKRGLLKAGSRRDLLANRLVVIAHRETTFAMTSPQDLPSLPMRHLALGDPAAVPAGIYARLRLQALPHGEGSLWTALEGRVAPMADVRAALHLVESSRDVLGIVYRTDAISARGNRILFEFPTPPGPRIHYPAAVLAAAPNGAAAQRFLAFLAEPAAQAAFRAHGFLTLPESGV is encoded by the coding sequence ATGAGGCGAGCCTTGGCAGTCCTCGTCATCTGCGCCCTGCTGGTGAGCTGCCAGGGGCCGGCGGCCGAATCCGAAGTGGTCGTTTTCGCTGCCGCCAGCCTGCGCGATGTCCTCACCGAGGTGGGTCGGGACTTCACCGATCGGAGCGAGATCGCAACGGTGTTCAACTTCGCCGGCTCGAATGTCCTGGCGCGCCAGATCGAGGCCGCGCCGCGTGCCGACGTCTTCCTCTCGGCCAATCAGCAGTGGATGGACCATCTCGAGAAGCGCGGCCTCCTAAAGGCCGGCAGCCGCCGCGATCTCCTCGCCAACCGCCTGGTGGTGATCGCCCATCGCGAGACCACCTTCGCGATGACCTCACCGCAGGACTTGCCTTCCCTGCCGATGCGACATCTCGCCCTGGGAGATCCAGCCGCCGTGCCGGCGGGGATCTACGCTCGCCTTCGCCTGCAGGCCCTGCCCCACGGCGAGGGCAGCCTGTGGACCGCTCTCGAGGGCCGGGTCGCGCCGATGGCGGACGTACGCGCCGCCCTTCACCTGGTGGAATCGAGTCGAGACGTTCTCGGCATCGTCTATCGCACCGATGCCATCTCCGCCCGCGGCAACCGCATCCTGTTCGAGTTTCCGACGCCGCCGGGACCGCGGATCCACTATCCAGCGGCGGTCCTCGCCGCCGCCCCCAACGGCGCCGCGGCGCAGCGCTTTCTCGCCTTTCTCGCCGAGCCGGCGGCGCAGGCCGCGTTCCGCGCCCACGGCTTCCTGACGCTCCCCGAGTCCGGTGTCTGA
- a CDS encoding sigma-70 family RNA polymerase sigma factor → MTDDKVEERGCREGDIGRTVEKLQAGIGGQEDWEHLDRCLRSRMMRLAMGTWKLSKENSEELIQIAFLKVYTNIDAFRGESSFSTWLFRIFSNARRSMLGRPAPEPLPEEQSELEIPDPRLEDPVAQLVRKSRDRRLATAVAELPPQQRTCFLLHYRQGLTAGQIAALLGLSVNTVRAHIYQAKRRLKKVLGEED, encoded by the coding sequence GTGACGGACGACAAGGTCGAGGAGAGGGGATGTCGAGAGGGCGATATTGGACGCACGGTGGAGAAACTGCAGGCGGGGATCGGAGGTCAGGAAGACTGGGAGCACCTGGACCGCTGTTTGCGGTCCCGCATGATGCGCCTGGCGATGGGAACGTGGAAGCTCTCCAAGGAAAATTCCGAGGAACTAATCCAAATCGCCTTCTTGAAGGTCTATACCAATATCGACGCGTTTCGGGGAGAGAGCTCGTTTTCGACCTGGTTATTCAGAATTTTCTCCAATGCGCGTCGGAGCATGTTGGGCCGTCCGGCGCCGGAGCCGCTCCCCGAGGAGCAATCGGAGCTGGAGATTCCGGACCCGAGGCTCGAGGATCCGGTGGCCCAATTGGTACGCAAAAGCCGGGATCGTCGACTGGCCACCGCCGTCGCGGAGTTACCGCCACAGCAGCGCACCTGCTTCTTGCTTCACTACCGGCAGGGCCTCACGGCGGGCCAGATCGCCGCACTCCTCGGGCTCTCGGTGAATACCGTTCGAGCCCACATCTACCAGGCGAAGCGACGCCTGAAGAAAGTCCTTGGCGAGGAGGACTGA
- a CDS encoding ABC transporter permease has translation MRVFRAAFLRTWRKVLRRPVHLTFSLLQPMMWMLFFGFLFERFTSLPAAGVSYPTFLVPGLCAMTALFAASQSGIGWIRDDHSGFLARQLATPARPEALLAGKLAADGSRFLLQALAVFALGAAVGAGPFQYRLASLLAAVLGLLLFAAALSLISTTIALTARNQETMATFVHLVNMPLLFTSTALVPRRQMPDWLASVAPWNPLTLAVDGLRRALLEGLPPAGGGLLVLALLAAFLFVAALTALRRLARRGDPRP, from the coding sequence ATGAGGGTCTTTCGCGCCGCCTTCCTGCGCACCTGGCGCAAGGTGCTCCGACGCCCCGTCCACCTCACCTTCTCGCTGCTCCAGCCGATGATGTGGATGCTGTTCTTCGGCTTCCTGTTCGAGCGCTTCACCAGTCTTCCGGCGGCGGGCGTGTCCTATCCCACCTTCCTGGTCCCGGGCCTCTGTGCGATGACCGCTCTGTTCGCCGCCTCACAGTCGGGAATCGGCTGGATTCGAGACGATCACAGCGGCTTTCTGGCCCGCCAACTGGCGACCCCGGCGCGGCCGGAGGCTCTGCTGGCCGGCAAGCTCGCCGCCGACGGCAGCCGCTTCCTGCTCCAGGCGCTCGCCGTCTTCGCCCTCGGCGCCGCGGTCGGTGCCGGACCTTTTCAGTACCGCCTCGCCTCCTTGCTAGCGGCCGTCCTCGGCCTGCTGCTGTTCGCCGCCGCCCTGTCGCTGATTTCGACCACCATCGCCCTGACGGCTCGCAATCAGGAGACCATGGCGACCTTCGTCCACCTGGTGAACATGCCCCTCCTGTTCACCAGCACGGCCCTCGTGCCGCGCCGCCAGATGCCCGATTGGCTGGCCTCCGTCGCCCCCTGGAATCCGTTGACCCTGGCGGTCGACGGCCTCCGACGGGCGCTGCTCGAGGGGCTGCCTCCGGCCGGCGGTGGCCTGCTCGTTTTGGCGTTGCTGGCGGCGTTCCTCTTCGTCGCCGCCCTCACCGCCCTCCGCCGCCTCGCCCGCCGGGGAGATCCGCGGCCATGA
- a CDS encoding uridylate kinase yields the protein MTEPTDRRHHLDSLLMRESLLDKDLQERTETPVFRMLPEAHVVKIGGRSILDAGREAVFPIVEVLAQALDHHKLILGTGGGVRSRHVFSIGIDLGLPTGALAPLAQADALGNAHILGTLLAPHGVVAIPPEIFGHLLPLFLKTAPGVIFNGVPPYALWEHPPTVGRIPPHRTDAGSFLLAECFGCASVTLVKDVDGLYDADPKTNPEAEFIPEISAPELRRRQLATLPFDRVILDLLETARLVSSIQIVNGRHPERIREALEGRHVGTIIHGADS from the coding sequence ATGACCGAACCCACCGATCGCCGACACCACCTCGACTCCCTCCTGATGCGCGAGAGCCTGCTCGACAAAGACCTCCAGGAGCGCACCGAAACGCCCGTCTTCCGCATGCTGCCGGAGGCCCACGTGGTCAAGATCGGCGGTCGCTCGATCCTCGACGCCGGCCGCGAAGCGGTCTTTCCGATCGTCGAGGTTCTGGCCCAAGCCCTCGACCATCACAAGCTCATTCTCGGCACCGGCGGTGGAGTCCGCAGCCGCCACGTCTTCTCCATCGGCATCGACCTCGGCTTGCCGACCGGTGCCCTCGCTCCCCTCGCCCAGGCCGATGCCCTCGGCAACGCCCACATCCTCGGCACCTTGCTGGCTCCCCATGGGGTGGTCGCCATTCCGCCGGAGATCTTCGGCCATCTGCTGCCGCTGTTTCTCAAGACCGCCCCGGGGGTGATCTTCAACGGCGTGCCGCCCTATGCCCTGTGGGAGCACCCGCCCACCGTCGGCCGGATTCCCCCTCACCGGACCGACGCCGGCTCCTTCCTCCTCGCCGAGTGCTTCGGCTGCGCCTCGGTGACCCTGGTGAAGGACGTCGACGGGCTCTACGATGCCGATCCCAAGACCAACCCGGAGGCCGAGTTCATTCCAGAGATCTCCGCCCCGGAGCTGCGCCGGCGACAACTCGCCACTCTGCCCTTCGATCGCGTGATTCTCGATCTGCTCGAGACGGCGCGGCTGGTGAGCTCGATTCAGATCGTCAACGGCCGTCATCCGGAGCGCATCCGCGAAGCCCTCGAAGGCCGCCATGTCGGCACCATCATCCACGGAGCGGACTCCTGA
- a CDS encoding endonuclease/exonuclease/phosphatase family protein: protein MLPRLLPLLALVLVLASCRPVAEDEVSVLWWNVENLFDTVDDATRDDDFTPLGRLAWTAERLDQKIDRLARVLGDTPAAAALPDIIGYCEVEHPALAEQLLAAAGADHYQLVAFESPDERGIDVGLAFDGERLEKLAEFRLPVELPDDHTRDIVGASFRFRGAKLHVFANHWPSRRNPAPVRRAAADVLRQAIDDLLAADPAADVLVLGDLNDEPGDPSVTEGLRAFEDWRRARRTPGALFNLWRGVKDPGTLVYRDEWFRLDHAIASAGLFDRQGFRLVGRRPMRVLRLPYLLNEGEPFRTYSWGEHVGGTSDHLPLLVRLRVVTP from the coding sequence ATGCTGCCTCGCCTTCTCCCCCTGCTCGCCCTGGTGCTGGTGCTGGCGTCCTGCCGGCCGGTCGCGGAGGACGAGGTCTCGGTGCTGTGGTGGAACGTCGAGAACCTCTTCGACACCGTCGACGACGCCACCCGCGATGACGATTTCACGCCGTTGGGACGTCTCGCCTGGACCGCCGAGCGGCTCGACCAGAAGATCGATCGCCTGGCCCGCGTGCTCGGCGATACGCCGGCGGCCGCCGCTTTGCCGGACATCATCGGCTACTGCGAAGTCGAGCACCCGGCCCTCGCCGAGCAGCTCCTCGCCGCCGCCGGCGCCGATCACTACCAACTGGTGGCCTTCGAATCGCCGGACGAACGCGGCATCGACGTCGGACTGGCCTTCGATGGCGAGCGACTCGAAAAGCTCGCCGAGTTTCGGCTACCGGTCGAGCTACCGGACGATCACACTCGCGACATCGTCGGTGCCAGCTTCCGGTTTCGCGGCGCCAAGCTGCACGTCTTCGCCAATCACTGGCCTTCGCGGCGAAATCCGGCGCCGGTCCGCCGCGCCGCCGCCGACGTCCTACGGCAGGCGATCGACGATCTGCTGGCGGCAGATCCCGCCGCCGACGTACTCGTGCTCGGCGACCTCAACGACGAACCCGGCGACCCCTCCGTGACCGAGGGCCTGCGCGCCTTCGAGGACTGGCGCCGAGCCCGGCGCACCCCGGGCGCCCTGTTCAACCTCTGGCGAGGCGTGAAGGACCCGGGTACGCTGGTCTACCGCGACGAGTGGTTCCGCCTCGATCACGCCATCGCCTCCGCCGGCCTGTTCGATCGCCAGGGCTTTCGCCTGGTCGGGCGCCGACCGATGAGGGTCTTGCGCCTCCCCTACCTGCTGAATGAGGGCGAGCCCTTCCGGACCTACTCCTGGGGCGAGCACGTCGGCGGCACCAGCGATCACCTACCGCTGCTGGTCAGGCTGCGAGTCGTCACTCCCTGA
- a CDS encoding class I SAM-dependent methyltransferase codes for MNRSPSFDAQAAAFDRRAGLPAGSQRRIAQAIQQAAGRLPLVELGAGTGSLGSRLVGALAPYVGCDLSLAMLASFRRRSRAPLVLADGEAPWPFAASTVGTVFASRSLHLMRRRALVPEILRVLGPRPGCALLVGRVVRSQGSPIARLRRRMHGSLRHLGLEPRAPKAHLAAVLKQCCDSGARVIEPSVAAAWTSRGTAAEALAAWRSKNGLAGRAITPEQQRQVLAEVETWAAAEWPSLEAEMEWQTEYILQGAAWP; via the coding sequence ATGAACCGATCTCCGTCTTTCGATGCGCAGGCCGCGGCCTTCGACCGACGAGCGGGCCTGCCGGCCGGCTCCCAGCGCCGAATCGCTCAGGCCATCCAGCAAGCTGCCGGCAGGCTTCCCCTGGTCGAGCTCGGCGCCGGCACCGGCAGCCTCGGCTCGCGCCTCGTCGGCGCTCTGGCGCCCTACGTCGGTTGCGATCTCTCGCTCGCCATGCTGGCGTCCTTTCGCCGACGCTCCCGCGCCCCCCTGGTGCTCGCCGACGGTGAGGCGCCCTGGCCTTTCGCCGCCAGCACCGTCGGCACCGTCTTCGCGTCGCGCTCCCTTCACCTGATGCGCCGCCGCGCCCTGGTACCGGAGATCCTGAGAGTGCTCGGCCCGCGCCCCGGCTGCGCCCTGCTGGTCGGTCGGGTGGTGCGCTCTCAGGGCAGCCCGATCGCCCGCCTGCGCCGCCGGATGCACGGCTCGCTGCGCCACCTCGGTCTCGAGCCACGGGCACCGAAGGCCCATCTCGCAGCGGTCTTGAAGCAATGTTGCGACAGCGGAGCGCGAGTGATAGAACCGAGCGTTGCTGCTGCCTGGACGAGTCGTGGAACGGCCGCCGAGGCACTCGCCGCCTGGCGTAGCAAGAACGGCCTCGCCGGCCGCGCCATCACGCCTGAGCAGCAGCGGCAGGTGCTGGCCGAGGTAGAGACCTGGGCGGCCGCCGAATGGCCGTCCCTCGAAGCAGAAATGGAATGGCAAACGGAGTACATTCTCCAAGGGGCCGCATGGCCCTAG
- a CDS encoding zf-HC2 domain-containing protein, with the protein MNIASRNSADADRQLEAAVRGLGRILPPVSSGHPSLAEWDALLRDALDPDRCREMRQHLMQCEACMDRVGELMTLKAPEDFAYDPPELQRRQRVVARAAALLLTLGFVLLLHFGVEPRPATSPIVDLEPHIVMRGPSVQGLVEVPVAYGRVTLRLALEQEMVAPYEVRLIELGSAPRRGGRLLEDTVETPEGLLVSIPGLWLKGGLRYRLEVQAANRQLAVPFEFLAQAATG; encoded by the coding sequence ATGAACATTGCTAGCAGGAACTCGGCCGACGCCGACCGCCAGCTCGAGGCGGCCGTCCGCGGCCTCGGAAGGATTCTGCCGCCGGTTTCCTCGGGGCACCCTTCTCTGGCGGAGTGGGATGCTCTGTTGCGCGATGCCCTCGATCCGGACCGATGTCGGGAAATGAGGCAACACTTGATGCAGTGCGAAGCCTGCATGGATCGCGTTGGCGAGCTGATGACTTTGAAGGCGCCAGAAGACTTCGCCTACGACCCACCGGAGCTGCAGCGGCGGCAGCGGGTGGTGGCGCGCGCGGCCGCCCTGCTTCTGACCCTCGGTTTCGTGCTTCTGTTGCACTTCGGCGTCGAACCACGCCCCGCCACCTCACCGATTGTCGATCTCGAGCCGCACATCGTGATGCGGGGCCCCAGCGTTCAAGGACTGGTCGAAGTGCCGGTGGCCTACGGCAGGGTCACGCTGCGGTTGGCTCTCGAACAGGAGATGGTCGCACCCTATGAGGTGCGTCTGATCGAGCTGGGCAGCGCCCCGCGTCGTGGCGGCAGACTGTTGGAAGACACCGTGGAGACCCCCGAAGGTCTGCTGGTCTCGATCCCCGGTCTGTGGCTGAAGGGAGGATTGCGCTACCGCCTCGAGGTCCAAGCGGCCAATCGCCAGCTCGCGGTGCCATTCGAGTTTCTCGCCCAAGCGGCGACCGGATGA
- a CDS encoding DNA-3-methyladenine glycosylase 2 family protein: MPGLGARPASFGTLVHLILEQQVSLASAQAVFDRLRQRLGPGLRPQDFLQLDREELQGLGFSRQKVTYGQALAQALAGGDLDLDELDRASDDEVRRQLTALPGIGPWTADVYLLMVLRRPDVWPAGDLALARGLQHHHRLATRPAPDETTRLAAPWRPWRSVAARLIWSDYLDRQATR; encoded by the coding sequence GTGCCGGGCCTCGGCGCCCGACCGGCGAGCTTCGGCACCCTGGTCCACCTGATCCTGGAGCAGCAGGTCTCCCTGGCTTCGGCCCAGGCGGTGTTCGATCGTCTGCGCCAACGACTCGGCCCAGGCCTCCGCCCGCAAGACTTCTTGCAGCTCGACCGGGAGGAGCTCCAGGGCCTGGGATTCAGCCGCCAGAAGGTGACCTACGGACAGGCCCTGGCCCAGGCCCTCGCCGGCGGAGATCTCGACCTCGACGAGCTCGACAGAGCCAGCGACGACGAGGTGCGCCGGCAACTGACGGCGCTGCCGGGGATCGGTCCCTGGACCGCCGACGTCTACCTGCTGATGGTTCTGCGCCGGCCCGACGTGTGGCCCGCTGGCGATCTCGCCCTCGCCCGCGGCCTGCAGCACCACCACCGCCTCGCCACCCGTCCGGCGCCGGACGAGACCACCCGCCTGGCGGCCCCTTGGCGGCCCTGGCGCTCGGTCGCCGCCCGCCTGATCTGGTCTGACTATCTCGACCGCCAGGCGACTCGCTAG